Sequence from the Malaciobacter pacificus genome:
TCACCCTTTTTATTATTAGAGTTTGTTTCAAATAGTTTAATATCTTTAATTTTTAAACCTGATTCTAAAAATACACCGGGCCAAAAAGAGTATGCTTTATATTTTAAATAAAGTTTCTTTGCATCAGTAAAATCAACCAATCCATCTTCTTTTTTAATTTTTTTACAAAAACTAACTTCTGATTCATTTTGTTTTATTGGTTTTATATTTTCAAAATTATCTAAGGTATTAATTGTTAATTCTGCTGCAATAGTAGATAATTTACTGAAAGCTTCAATCACTTCCATTGTTGGAGAAATTTTTAAATATTGAAGTCCTAAAATATCTCCACTATCAAGTCCCTCTTCCATTAACATAGATGTTACACCTGTATATCTATCATCATTTAAAAGAGCCTCTTGAATTGGGCTTGCACCTCTATATTTAGGAAGTAATGATGCATGAAGATTTATGCAAGGAGCAATATTAAGTATCTCTTTTGGTAAGATTTGACCATAAGCAGCAACTATTATAAAATCTGGCTTCAAGTCTATAATTTGCTGTCTAGCTTCTTGATTTCCTCTTAGTTTTAAAGGTTGGTATATTGGTAATTCAATATTCTCATCAATACAATATTGCTTAATATGAGGTGGAGTTAAAATTTGTTTTCTACCAACTGGTTTATCAGGTTGAGTAAACAGTCCTACCAATTCATAATTACTCTCAACTAGTTTTTTAAAAATAGTTGTGGCGTAATCAGGTGTTCCCATAAATAGAATTCTTTTACTCATTATTAAATATCCTTACTTAGTTGGTTTAAATAGTGTTCCATTATTATGATTTTCATCACATAAAAAATCATATGCATTAGTTAAATCAAAGCCTGAAGATAAATACATTGGAATCCCTTTTTTCATTAGAAAATCTGCTGCTTTTAATTTAGTAACAATTCCACCTGTGGCAAACTCAGAATTTGCAGTGTGTTTCATTTCTAATTCTTCAGGTTCAATATGAGTAACAACACTTAGAAGCTCAGCATCTTCATGCTCTCTAGGATTTTTATTATAATATCCATCAATATCAGTCAATATTGCTAACATATCAGCCTTAAAGTAATGTGCAACATGAGCTGCTAATTGATCATTATCTCCAAATACTAACTCTTCATTTGCAATTACATCATTTTCATTTATAATTGGTAAAACTCTATTTTCAAGTAAAATTTCCATAACATTTCGTGCATTTTTTGAACGTTTTCTAGAGTCAAAATCATCTGCAATAAAAAGCATTTGAGCACAAATAATATCATGTTCTTGAAACATTTTTTTATAATGCTTTAGTAATAAAGGCTGTCCAATAGCTGCTAATGCTTGTTTATTAGCCAATATTTTTTTATCTAATTGTAATTTTGTATACCCTGCACCTACAGCTCCAGAAGATACTAAAATAACTTCAATCTCTTTTTCATTTTTTAATTTAGCAATTAAATCTACTAAATTTTGAATTCTGTTTAATGATAATCTTTTGTTTTCTTCTGTTAAAACAGCAGTTCCTACTTTAATAACTAAACGTTTCATTTACCTTGTTCCAATAAATCATATAAAGCAAAACCTAGTGGTTTTGTATTAACTCTAGTAACTGATGAAATTGGTAAAACAAAATATGGCTTTGTATTATCAAATTTATTAAATGTTAAATCTTGAACATAATAAGGTAACTCTTTATCAAATCCAAACTCATTTGAATTTGATACTTCAAGTCCAATATCTTCAATAAATTGTTTAACATCACTTACTAAATCTTCACCATAATAACCATCTGTTTTACTTAAAACAATAGCAAAATTTCTTCCTGCTAATTCAGTAGAGAATTTTTCTACTTCTTGTTTTAATACATTAAATTGATCAATCATTGTTCTATAATTTGCAACATCAATTACAAATAGTAAAGTTTTAGTTCTTTCAATATGTTTTAAAAACTCTAAACCTAAACCTCTTCCTTCAGCAGCTCCATCAATAATTCCTGGAATATCAGCCATAACAAAAGAGTTATAATCACCTACATTTACAACCCCAAGTTTTGGTGTTAAAGTTGTAAACTCATAGTTTGCAATTTCTGGAGTTGCATTTGATGTAGTTGAAATAAGAGTTGATTTACCAACATTTGGATATCCAACTAAACCAACATCTGCAATTAATTTTAATTCTAATCTAATGTTTTTTGTAAGACCTGGAAGTCCTGGTTGAAAATAAGTTGGTCTTTGATTTCTAGAGTTTTTAAAGTGAACATTACCTAATCCACCTTTTCCACCTTCTAAAAAAGTAACCTTTTGACCAACTTCTAAAAGGTCAAGTAAAATTTCACCTGTATCATCATCAATAACCTGAGTTCCTGGAGGTACAATTAATACAAGTGGAGTTGCTGATTTACCAGTCATATTTCCACCCATTCCTTGTTTACCATTATCAGCTTTAAATACTTTTCTACCTTTGTAATTTGATAATGTATCAGTGTTGTTATCTACTTCAAAGATAACATCTCCACCTTTTCCACCATCTCCTCCGTCAGGTCCACCTTTATTAACAAATTTTTCTCTTCTAAATGAAGCGCAACCTTGACCACCTTTTCCTGATGACACTGAAAACCTAGCGCTGTCTATAAACATATTATGTTCCTTTTTATAAATAATTAAAAATTAACAATATTAACTTTTAGTTATTCACAGTTTTTTTAAATAAAAAAAGGGTGCAGGCAAATGCCATACACCCTTTTCAAAAATACTAAAAGTCAGAATTACGATGCTGCGTAAACTGAAACTTTTTTTCTTTTCTTATCTTTAATTTCAAATTTTACTACACCATCAATTAAAGAGTAGATTGTATGGTCTTTACCAATACCTACGTTAGCACCACAGTGAACTTTTGTTCCTCTTTGTCTAACAATGATGTTTCCAGCTCTTACAACTTCTCCACCATATTTCTTAACACCAAGTCTTTTTCCAGCTGAATCTCTATTATTCTGAGTAGATCCTTGACCTTTCTTGTGAGCCATAGTTTATCTCCTTATAATTTATTGCTTAAGCAGCAATTTTAGTAATTCTAATTTTAGTGAAGCTTTTTCTGAAACCTCTTTTTAACTTAGAATCTTTTCTTCTTCTTTTTTTGTAAATGATTACTTTTTTAGCTCTATTTACACCAGTACCATCTAATACTACTTCAGCTTCTACTTTCGCAGCAGATACAGCATCACCAGTTTTTAATTCACCATCGTTTAATGCGATAACGTCAGTAATTTCTAAAGTTTCTTTAGCAGCTTTACCAGTATAGTCAATATCTAAGATATCACCCTCAGACACTTTATACTGTTTACCACCACACTTGATAATTGCGTACATTTTCTTTCCTCTATTTCAATTCTTTAATGCTCTAGGTTCATAATTAACTATGCAAACTCTAATTTTCGAATCGGAATAATATCTCAAATTAGTTTAAACTTTCTTTAAGTCAATTCCTAATGATAATCATTTCCCATTGCAATTGCATCAATCATAATTAAAGAGTCTTTTGGTAAACCTTTAGCAGAAATTGTACTTCTAGCTGGTTTATGATCACCAAATGCTTCTGCAAAAAGTACATTTACTATTCCAAAATCATCAATATTTTCTAAATAAACAGAAACTTTTACAACATTTTCCATACCACTTTCAGCATCTTCTAAAAGTGTTCTTAAGTTTGATAAAACCTGTCTTGTCTGAATTTTAATATCTCTTTCAACCATTGTTCCATCAAGCGTTACAGGAACTTGAGCAGAAGTATAAATCATTCCATTTACTTTTACTGCTGGAGAGTAAGGACCTATTGCTTGTGGTAAATTATCACTTTCTATAAATTTCATTATATTACCTTTTATTTAAGTAGTTTTTGCATTTTACAAAAAGTTTTCTACTAGAAAAATAAAAATAAAGAATTAATTATAAATTATAACTAACAAGTTTACCTTGTTTTAATTGATAAATATTATCTTTTAGTTTTCTAATCATTGTTGCTTTTTGCCTAAACTCCATTGTTTTATCATATGAAATTGCTGTTAGTTTATTTGAATAAAATTTGTACAATAAAACTAATAACTCTTGTTTTAATCTTTCATCATCATAGTTTTCTAATTTTTCATTTAAAACAATTGCATTTAAAGATATATTATCAGGTTCATTCATTACTAGCTCAAACTCATTTTTATGAGTTTCAAACATACTTGAATCAACTAAATCTAAAACCATATCTAATCTTTTTGGATTTTCTATAATTGATTTTATTATACAAAGTTCTTGGATATTTATTTTGCTTAAATTAACTTCAAATGTTCTTGCTTTTTCACTACTTGTTTTAACAAGGTTTTCTCTAATATTTAATTTTTGTGCAATATATCTTTTATACTCATCTTGATAGATTAAACTTAAAGATTTTAAGTATTCATTTGATTCATTTAAAGCTTTTTGTTTTTGGGCGGGTTCATTTATGTTATATTTATCAACTATATAATCAATTACATAAGTAATAAAATTTTGTGAAGAGTTAAACATTTTTTCTAACTCTTCAATTTTTCCATCATTTACCATATCAGCTGGATCTTTTCCATCCCCAAAAATTATAACTCCACCTTCAAATTCACTTTGACTTAACATCACTGATGCTTTATAAGCAGCATTAAGTCCAGCTTTATCTCCATCATAAGCAAGTATTACTTTTGGTTCGCCTCTTCTTAATAAAGGTAAATGATCAGTCGTAAGTGCAGTTCCAAGTGTTGCAACTGCTGTATTAAATCCCGCTTGATGAAGCATAATAACATCTAAATAACCTTCACATACTACTATTCTATTTTTCTTGTATATATGTTCTTTTGCAATATGATAACCATATAAAAGTCTTGATTTATTAAATATTTTAGTTTGAGGAGAGTTTACATATTTTGCATTATGCCCGGTAATTGTTCTTCCACCAAATCCAACAAGCTTCCCATTAATAGAATAAATAGGGAAAGTTATTCTTTCAATAAACCTTGAATATAAACCATTTTGACCAGTATCAATAATTCCTAATTCAATGGCTTCAGTTAAATTATAATGGTTTGATTTTAAATAATTAATTGTTTCATGAGATTTTGGAGCATATCCTATTTCAAATTTTTCAATTGAAAACTCTGAAATTCCTCTTTTATGGATATACTCTTTTGCAATATTATTACTAATAAAAAGCTTTTGATAATATTTATTTATGTCTTCAATTATTTTTGTATCTTGTTTCTTTTGATTATTATTGTCATATTCAAGTTGAACATTATACATAGAAGCTAATTTTTCAATAGTTTCAGGATAAGAAAGTTTTTCATATTCCATTACAAATTTTATAGAGTCTCCACCTGCACCACAACCAAAACAATGATAAATTTGTTTTGCAGGACTTACAACAAAGGAAGGAGTAGTTTCACCATGAAAAGGACAACAAGCCTTAAAGTTTGCTCCACTTTTTTTTAATTCTAAGAATTGAGAAACAACATCAACAACATCAAGGTGATTCTTCAAATTTTCTATTGACTCTTTTTTTATCATGCGCAATTATACTCTTTTATTATTTTATATGAACTTTTGTGATAATATAATTACTTAAAATAAATAAAGAATAAGGCTTGCCTTGGATAATATTGCTTTAGAGTACAGAGACCCACTATTTGGTGTCATAATTCTTTTTACTTTAATTTTTCTTATATCATTTTTCACATATTCTTATGGTCTTTATAAAGAGAGACTTGCAAGAAAGGAATATAGAAAACTATACAAAAGATTTGAACTAGGAAAATTAAAAGA
This genomic interval carries:
- the fmt gene encoding methionyl-tRNA formyltransferase — encoded protein: MSKRILFMGTPDYATTIFKKLVESNYELVGLFTQPDKPVGRKQILTPPHIKQYCIDENIELPIYQPLKLRGNQEARQQIIDLKPDFIIVAAYGQILPKEILNIAPCINLHASLLPKYRGASPIQEALLNDDRYTGVTSMLMEEGLDSGDILGLQYLKISPTMEVIEAFSKLSTIAAELTINTLDNFENIKPIKQNESEVSFCKKIKKEDGLVDFTDAKKLYLKYKAYSFWPGVFLESGLKIKDIKLFETNSNNKKGEILDIQNDFIVVGCNKGSLKIATIQAPSKKAIKSTDYIRGQRLELGSILS
- the proB gene encoding glutamate 5-kinase — its product is MKRLVIKVGTAVLTEENKRLSLNRIQNLVDLIAKLKNEKEIEVILVSSGAVGAGYTKLQLDKKILANKQALAAIGQPLLLKHYKKMFQEHDIICAQMLFIADDFDSRKRSKNARNVMEILLENRVLPIINENDVIANEELVFGDNDQLAAHVAHYFKADMLAILTDIDGYYNKNPREHEDAELLSVVTHIEPEELEMKHTANSEFATGGIVTKLKAADFLMKKGIPMYLSSGFDLTNAYDFLCDENHNNGTLFKPTK
- the obgE gene encoding GTPase ObgE, whose amino-acid sequence is MFIDSARFSVSSGKGGQGCASFRREKFVNKGGPDGGDGGKGGDVIFEVDNNTDTLSNYKGRKVFKADNGKQGMGGNMTGKSATPLVLIVPPGTQVIDDDTGEILLDLLEVGQKVTFLEGGKGGLGNVHFKNSRNQRPTYFQPGLPGLTKNIRLELKLIADVGLVGYPNVGKSTLISTTSNATPEIANYEFTTLTPKLGVVNVGDYNSFVMADIPGIIDGAAEGRGLGLEFLKHIERTKTLLFVIDVANYRTMIDQFNVLKQEVEKFSTELAGRNFAIVLSKTDGYYGEDLVSDVKQFIEDIGLEVSNSNEFGFDKELPYYVQDLTFNKFDNTKPYFVLPISSVTRVNTKPLGFALYDLLEQGK
- the rpmA gene encoding 50S ribosomal protein L27, with translation MAHKKGQGSTQNNRDSAGKRLGVKKYGGEVVRAGNIIVRQRGTKVHCGANVGIGKDHTIYSLIDGVVKFEIKDKKRKKVSVYAAS
- the rplU gene encoding 50S ribosomal protein L21; this encodes MYAIIKCGGKQYKVSEGDILDIDYTGKAAKETLEITDVIALNDGELKTGDAVSAAKVEAEVVLDGTGVNRAKKVIIYKKRRRKDSKLKRGFRKSFTKIRITKIAA
- a CDS encoding Rid family detoxifying hydrolase, whose amino-acid sequence is MKFIESDNLPQAIGPYSPAVKVNGMIYTSAQVPVTLDGTMVERDIKIQTRQVLSNLRTLLEDAESGMENVVKVSVYLENIDDFGIVNVLFAEAFGDHKPARSTISAKGLPKDSLIMIDAIAMGNDYH
- the dnaG gene encoding DNA primase, translated to MIKKESIENLKNHLDVVDVVSQFLELKKSGANFKACCPFHGETTPSFVVSPAKQIYHCFGCGAGGDSIKFVMEYEKLSYPETIEKLASMYNVQLEYDNNNQKKQDTKIIEDINKYYQKLFISNNIAKEYIHKRGISEFSIEKFEIGYAPKSHETINYLKSNHYNLTEAIELGIIDTGQNGLYSRFIERITFPIYSINGKLVGFGGRTITGHNAKYVNSPQTKIFNKSRLLYGYHIAKEHIYKKNRIVVCEGYLDVIMLHQAGFNTAVATLGTALTTDHLPLLRRGEPKVILAYDGDKAGLNAAYKASVMLSQSEFEGGVIIFGDGKDPADMVNDGKIEELEKMFNSSQNFITYVIDYIVDKYNINEPAQKQKALNESNEYLKSLSLIYQDEYKRYIAQKLNIRENLVKTSSEKARTFEVNLSKINIQELCIIKSIIENPKRLDMVLDLVDSSMFETHKNEFELVMNEPDNISLNAIVLNEKLENYDDERLKQELLVLLYKFYSNKLTAISYDKTMEFRQKATMIRKLKDNIYQLKQGKLVSYNL